The sequence TTTATGCGGGGGTCGCCGGGGTCGGCATGTCGTCGGACGCGGGGCACATCATGGCTCCCTCGGCAGATGGAGCAGCCGCCGCCATACTACGAACCATCGAAGATGCGGGAATACCGGCGGATGCGATTGGCTATATCAATGCTCATGGTACGGCCACGCCTGCCAACGATTCCGTGGAAACCCACGCAATTCGCAAAGCGTTGGGAAACCGCGCGGACAAGTTGGCGGTCAGCTCCACGAAGTCCATGCACGGACATGCGCTTGGGGCGGCAGGCGCCATAGAGGCGGTCGCCACTGTCCTTGCAATCAAGAACGGGGTGATCCCACCCACCGCAAATTACGATGAGCGAGATCCCGAATGCGACCTGGACTACGTTCCCAACATTGCACGCAAGTTGGCGGTGGAGTATGCGCTCTCGAACTCATTTGCGTTCGGAGGTTTGAACGCAGTGCTTGTCTTTCGCGCCTTGTAGCTGCCGGTGCAGCGCCGCGACATCGGTATGCAGCAGCTTTGCCGCTGTCTTGCGGTCCTTCAAGCCGTCGCGTGATGTTCCGAAGACGATTTGAGCGTGAACGTTGCCTTTCCCCAGCAAGCCCAGGAAGTGCGTCGCAAAGGTCATCTCTCCCCAATAACAGACATCCCGTTTTGGATCGCCGCCGTCGATCGCGTAGGCGATAGCGGCTGGCGTGCTTGGAGAGCGGGCGCTGATGGCGCTTTCCAGCAGCGGCGCATGGAATGGAAGAACGGTGTCGCCGCCGGAACTGGTCCCTTCCGGAAATAGTACGACACGCATGCAGCTGCGCAGTGCATCCTCGATGGCCTTCGCTGCTCGCACCGCATCCGTCCGGCTCTTTCGATCAACATAGATCGTGCCGCCGTTCGTCGCAAGACGTCCGAAGACTGGCCAGCTACGCACCTCGGATTTGGCGACGAAAAGGCAGGGGGCAATCGAGGCGTAGCAAAGAATGTCGAGATAACTGAGATGGTTCGAGACAATGAGTCCGCGGGCCGGCATTGAGCCCTCTGTGGAGACCGTTACACCGAGGCTGGCGAGAACTCCCCGGCAGGACTCAGTCAACCACTCGGCACGTTCCGGCAAACCGGGTGGCTGCTTCGCGGTCCTGATTCCCCGGTTAAATTCGCGAAATGATTTATGAATTGCGTGCGCGAACATGGAGCCGCGCCGCAGACGCTTCCTCATGGCCTATACACTAACGCAGGAAGCGCGTTTTTGCCGCCGCCGACATCTTCTCGAAATCGAGCACGGTAAGGAAATCGATCGTCTTGAACTCGCGGTCCAGACCAGGCGTACCGCAAATCTGAGACCCAACAGCGAGATAGGCCCGCAACAACCGCGGCACTTTCGCACCTGGCTTTGGGGACCCTAACGGCATCGAAAATTCTGGTGTCGGCACAGTCTGGAGTTCCGGGTCAGACTGGAACATCGTCAGCTGCTGGTGCACAGACCAACCTTCGCCGGGATCCTGCGACGTCAGAGATGAGCAGCCGAGCAGGTAGCGCGCATCGAGGGTTTTGGCATAGATGACCAGTCCGCGCCACAGCAGATTCAGAACTTCGAAGCTGCGGTGATTGCGCTGAATGCACGCCCGGCCAAGTTCCACTATTTCGGCTCGCCTCGACTCGAATGGCGTCAGCACAAACTCACGCTCGCTGTAATAGCCAAGGTTCGCCGCCGCTGTAAGGCCGGACTGCACACGATAGGTTCCGACCACTTCGCCGGTGATCCGATGCTGCACGTACAAGTGGTCGCAAACCGAGTCGAACTCGTCCTTGTCTTCGCCGGTGGCGAATGACGCGTCCAGCCCCTCGTTCAGTTCGAGGTTGAAGACTCGAAAGCGCAGGCGATAGATCGCCGAGCGCTCCTCGTCGCTAGCGGCGAGCAGAACACTGTACTGCGGGCAGGCTGCCAGTTCTCGGGGATTCCTGGGTGTAACGACTGGTAAGGCCAGAGACTGTGATGTGATGGGGCCTGAGGGTGCCGCTGTGGTCATTCCGGTCTCCGACGGCGTGAGTTGGCGGAACTGGGCTGAGTGTAAAACGAACTCTTGGCCTGGTTCTCATTCGTGACGCGCATTTCACGGGCTTTTCACGTCCGTGCAACCACAACTTCACGCCACGTTCACAAACCGTCTCTTCCGCAACCTCTGGATACTTTGGTTCGCACGATATAGGCTAATCCACCAGAGTTCCGAAACCCAGAGTACCCTGAAGCGGGTGCCCTGACATCACACAAAGGTACATGTCACTTGCTGGTCATGCGCCGTGGATGATCTAAGAATGCCTATTTTCTGAGCCTTGGGGCCGGGCTGACCATCTGATAATGCAGGAGATATGGGATTTTTCGAGTCAATGCGCGAAGACATAGGCTCGGTATTCGAGCGCGACCCGGCAGCTACGTCCGTGTTTGCGGTACTCCTATGCTACCCGGGAATCCACGCCCTCTGGGTGCATCGGTTCAACCACTGGTTATGGACGCACAACCTCCGGCTTCTTGCGCGTTGGGGATCGCAGATTGCGCGATTTTTTACCGGCATTGAAATTCATCCGGGAGCGCGCATTGGACGGCGGTTATTCATCGATCATGGGATGGGAGTGGTGATCGGCGAGACAGCGATTGTCGGGAACGACGTTACGCTTTACCAGGGCGTGACGCTCGGCGGAACCGGCAAAGAGAAGGGCAAACGACATCCCACGCTTCTCGATGGAGTCTTCGTCGGCAACAATGCCAACATCCTTGGCAACATCACCATCGGCGAGAACTCGCGGGTCGGCGCTGGATCGGTGGTGCTGAGGGACGTCCCGCCGAATTCCACGGTGGTTGGCGTTCCGGCGCACGTGGTTTATCGCGACGGCCAGCGCGTTCTCATCACCGATCCCCGTGATATCCAGGACCCGCTGTCAAACGTGATCGTTGCGCTGGCGGAACGCGTGAACGAAATTTGCGACAAGCTTGGAATCATGGCGGCTGAGTCGGAAGCGGTGCGAAGAGAAATTTCGGCGGTTCGGGCGCTCGCTACCGAGGACGAAGAACGGGAGCAATATCGACAGAATCAGTTGACAGAGTCCGACGCCCTTCACAATTTCGGCGGTGGAATCTAGACCAGACCTATCCTCGAAGCCACGAATGCACCGTGAGTACTCACCGAGGTACACCGACCGCCGATTGCGCCAGTTCAACACGGTCGAGAGTACAATTCTGCAAAATCCTATCGGAGGATAGACAATGAAGAGCCTGGCTCGCTTCGTTGCCGCTGCACTGCTCGGAGTGCTCGCAAGTTCAGCGGCATGGGCACAGTTTGGAAATACCCGCCCGAATTCCGGCGCGTGTTTCTATGTTGATTACAATTTCCGCGGCGAGTCCTTCTGCATGAATGCGGGACAAGAAGCCGCCAGGTTACCACCGGGGTTTGGTGACAGGATCCGGTCGATACGCGTTTTCGGCCGCGCACAAGTGACATATTTCAATGATTCCGATTTTGGGGGCGCGAATGGCACAACCTCCAGCGACATCAATGACCTTCGCCAGTTCCCGCTTCCCAATGTGCCGAGCAAGAATTGGAATACGCGAATTTCGTCAGTGCGAGTTAGCGGCGGGCAGGGGAATTGGGATCGCGACCGAGGACGGGATTATGACTATCGGGGCGGCGCCCGAGATGATCGTCGGTGGCACAGCAACGATCCCATAACTACGGTTACCTGCGCGTCAGACTACGACCGCGATCGTGACTGGTGCAGAACTCCGGGGCGGATCAATAGCGTCCGTCTGGTTGAGGAGAACGGGCGTCGTGACTGCATCTGGAATCAGACCTTTGGGATTGATAATGGCCGCCTGTGGACCTCACGGGGGTGCGCGGGAACATTTGAGGTCAGATAGGGATCCAGAAGTTGATGGGCGAGTCATGAGACGCCAGCAATTCGCGCTGGCGTCTTTCTCTCGTTCTTCGAGCCATCTAAGCTTCGCGCAAGGCGATAGTAATCGGTAGGCGTGCGGCTCGAAGTGCCGGCAGCAAGCCGCCAACCAGACCCATCACGGCTGAGAACACCACACCTGCGACCAGGATTGTCGGCGTCACTCTAAACGCGAATGACAACTCGGCGAAGGCGGCCGTGTTTCCGGTCGCACCGGTGAAGCCGTTCATCGGGATCGCCAGCAGGCAGCCGAGCACGCCGCCGAGGATGGCGATCATCACAGATTCGATCAAAAACGAGAAGAGGATGCTCAGCCGGGAGAATCCGAGTGCACGCAGAGTTCCGACTTCGCGGGTGCGCGCGGCCACGATGCCGTACATGGTGTTCATGGCGCCGAAAACCGCGCCAATACCCATAACGATGGCCACGAATCCCGCCAAGGCCAACAGCGCTGTTGCGACTGGACCAGCCTGATCCGCGTAATACTTCCGCTCGCTGTCCATCTGCACCTGCATCTGGGGGTTGGCGCGCAGGTCCTTGTCGAACTGCGACAGCACATCTTTGTTCGTCAAGCGAACGGTCAGGGATTCGCAGCCGCCGTTACGGTCGAAAGCTGTGTTCATGACGTTGAAGTCGCCCCAGATTTCGCTTTCGAATGAACTGTCTCCGGCGGTGAATATCCCGACGATCTTCCAGTTACGCTTCTGCATCCAGACGTTAGAGCCGAGGTCGAATCCGCGAATGCGGTCAGCCGCTTTCTTCCCGACAATAATCTCGTTGAGACCGGGCTGGAAATTCCGGCCCTCCACGATCTGGATACCCCTTCGGACCTGGAATGCGACCTGTTGTACACCACGGACGGTGATATTCGTCATCTCGCCGTCGCTGCGACGAGGTTTGCCGGTGATGACGACGATATCGCACGCCGCGAGCGGCTGGCCGTCAGGGCCTCGCGCGACGCGCGAATCCATTATGATGGTGTTCGCATTGCTGCGGTTCATCCACGAGGTCAGTTCCGATGCTGAGCCGCGCTGCACCACGATTCCATTGTCATCCGAACCCGTCGCCGCTAGCGCGATGCGGAACCCCGAAGCCATTGCCGCGAGGCTCACGAAGACAGCGACGACCAGGGCGATACCGCCAATGGCGAGCAGCGTGGTCTTCCAGCGCTCGCGGATGTTTCGCAAGGTGTACGTGATGGGCAGTGCCATTACAGTTGCCTCAACATGTCTGTGATTCGCGCCCGGTACGCTAGTAACGCCGGAACGAATCCCGCCAGAAGTCCGAGCAGTACGGCTCCCGAGAGTCCCAGGACGACGATGCGCGGCTGAAGGCCGAAATCGGGGAAGCCACGCACCACGTCGCCGATGAATGGAATTCCGGGAAGCGCAGTGATTGCACCGCGGCTCAGAAAGACGCCAAGGGCACCGCCGATGATTGCCATTGCCAACGCTTCGGCAAGTATCAACGCCATTACCAGCCCGCCCGAGAAGCCCAGCGTCTTGAGCACGGCGATTTCGTTGCGACGCTCGCGAACCGACATGCTCATTGTGTTGGCCGTGACCAGTAGAATTGTGAAGGTCACGGCGAGCCCGATACCGCGCAACAGCAGGGCCAGGTTCCCTGCCATCGCGACGAACCCGGCGCGGAATGCAGCCTCGGTTTCCGTCCGCGTCTGCACGGCGCTGTTCTCGAACATCGCGTCGATCTTCTTGCTGATCTCTCCCGCCTTGCTGGGATCATCGACCTGCACGACGTAAATTCCGGTCTGCACCCGGCGGCCGGTGGATTCGTACAGGTATTTGTGATGGAAGTACATCATTGTCAGATCGGTACCCGGGTTTTTCTGAAGATCCGCGTCGTAGATGCCGCGAATGACAAATTCGAAGGGATGGCCGATGCGGTAGGGCGGAATAGCGCTTTCCATCTGGAAGGTGTCGCCGACCTTCCATCCCCAGCGCTCGGCGGTCTTGCGGCCGACGATACAGCCGCGCATGTCTTCGAGGAAAGCCTGTTTCTGGTCTGCCGGAAGCTGGAACTCGGGATACATCGCCAGGAAGGGTTCGGCCTCGACGGCTAGATTGGGGAAGAAATACTTGAAATCGCCTTTGTAAACGCCCATGAACCAGGATTCGCGTGCAACCGATTTCACGCCGGGAATGGTTGCGATCTCCTGTTCGTATTTCAGTGGCAATTCAAAGGCGAGGCTAACCTGGTGACGCGTAACCAACCGAGCGGCGCTTGCGCTCTTCAAACTCCAACTCACAGCAGCGAGAACCGACTCCAGCGTGCAGAGCAGGAAAATGCACAGGGCCAGTGCCAGTATCGTGCTAGTGGTGCGCACCCAGTTGCGCCGCAGATGCTTGAGGACAAACGGTAGGAAACGCATATCAGTTCGTCAGCACGCCCTTCTCGAGATGATGCTGAACGTGTGCCCTTGCGGCCGCGCGCGGGTCGTGCGTGACCATCAGAATTGTCTTCTGGAACTCGCGATTCAGGACCTCCATTAGCGCAAGAATTTCCTCCGCGCTCTTGGCGTCGAGATCGCCGGTAGGCTCGTCGGCGACGACGATCTGCGGATCGGTGACGACGGCGCGCGCAATGGCGACGCGCTGCTCCTCACCGCCGGACAATTGCCGCGGATAATGTTTGGCTCGGTGCTCCAACCCCACCACCTTGAGCGCGAGCATGGCGCGTTCGCGGCGCTGCTTACGCGAAAGGTGTGTCAGCAGGAGCGGCAGTTCGATGTTCTCAAGGGCATTGAGAACCGGAATGAGGTTGTAGAACTGGAAGATAAATCCCACGGTGCGGGTCCGCCACCTCGCGAGTTCTCCCTCGGAGAGGCGCGACAGTTCCGTGCCGGCGATGTGGAGATTGCCCGAGGTCGGCCGGTCGATGCCGGCGATCAGGTTCAGCAGCGTCGTCTTGCCCGACCCGGAGGGCCCCATAAGAGCCACGAATTCGCCCTGTTGCACCTGCAGGTTGAGCCCGTCGAGCACGGTCAGACGAATGCTGTCGCGCGTGTAGACCTTGCGCAAATCGCGCACGTCGACTGCAACTGCCCTGGTTTGTGCCCCGGTGTCAGGCATGAATTCTCATCCTTTCAGGTGAACGCGGTCGCCGCTCTTCAGTGAATCCGGCGGCTTGCTCACGAGCAGTTCCGAACCGGTGAGCCCGCCCTTGATGACGACGTTTCCGCCGCGTTCTCCGCCAAGCGTCACTGGTTTCTCCTGCACGGTTCCGTTCGAGATCTCAAATACGATTGGGTTTCCGTCCCGGGTTGCGACGGACTCTTTGGGCAAATACATCACCGGTTGCGGCTTGTCGTCTTTCGCAACAGGCCTGGTCTTCTCAAGGAAAGTGACATTTGCGCTCATCTCCGGCTTGAGGTCCTTGTCACGATCGAGGAACGCAACCTTCACAGTGACGGTGGCCTTGGTCCGGTCAGCCGTCGGAATGATCTGGCGCAACTCACCCCGGAAGCGGCGATCGCCGAAGGCCTGGACCACGATTTCGGCCGGTTGGTGCGGCTTCAGTTTCGAGACATTCGCTTCGTTGACATCAACCTCGACTTCGAGGGAGTTCATATCTGCCATCGCGACGATGGCGCCTGAAGAGGTTGAGATATTCACACCGGGAGGAATGGGGGCGACGCTCTCGCCGACCTCCGCCATCTTCTTTACAACCACGCCGGAGAAGGGCGCGCGTATCAGAGTGAAGTCGTACAGAGACCGGTTATAGGCGAGATCGGCTTTTGCCTGCGCCAGCGCGGCTTGCGCCAACCGTACCCGACTTTCGGCCGCGTCACGCTGGTCGGTGGAGAGGACCTTTTCATGCGCCAGCTTTTCGGCGATTCCGGCCTGGCGCTGCGCCTCGCCAAGATCGGCCTCCGCGTGGAGAATAGCGGCCTTGGAGCGTTCTATGTTGGCGCTGTAGTCTTCACTTTCAAGACGCGCGATCACCTCGCCTTCGCTGACGCGACTGCCTTCTTCGACACGGAGTTCCGCCAGGCGGCCTTGGATCTTCGCCGAGACGACCGCCTTGCGCCGAGCAACAACGTATCCGGAGGCGGCAAGGACGGGAGCGGCCGGTTGCGGTCCGTTCACGGTCTGAATCGACGGACGAACCACCTCCACCTCGGTGCCCGTGTGGGCGTCCCGATACTGGAGTCCAAAGCGGACTCCCGCCCCGAGCAGCATCAGGACAACTAACCAGATGAGCCATTTCCAACGGTTCGAGGGCGGCGGATTACGATCAATCTTTAATGATTGCAGTTGCTGCTTAAGGTCTTCCACAACCTTCTCCCGATGGCGAACATGCTAGCAAGCATCCGACGGTTTGGCACGAAAGTGTAATAACTCAAAAGCTGAGCCTCCGAGGCTGGTTAGAACTATGGATTTAGGTAAATGGCAGGGCGTTACCGGCGAAAGGAATCGCTCCACCGTCACCTGCAAAGGACATGCGCCGAGTCGAAAACCGTTTTCGTGGTAGCTCTAAGGCCTCACGCGCAGGCCAACTCAATTGGGGATCAGTTCTTTTGCGGTTCCGAAACAAAGCGATACCCCACCCCCCGAACGGTAAGCAGGTGCTTGGGGCTGGAGGGCTGGTCTTCCAGATACCGCCGGAGGCGGACGATGAAGTTGTCGATTGCGCGGGTGTCGGTGTCTTCGCGCAGACCCCAGACTTCGTCGAGAATCTGCTTGCGCGAGACGGCGCGGCCTTCGTTCTTGATCAGGTAGCGCAGGAGTTCGGCTTCCATCAGGGTAAGGTGCGTCTTCTGCTTGCGCGCGGTGAGTTCGAGCGCTCCGAAATCGATCTTTCGTCCGTTGAATGTGATGATCTCGGGCACGCCGTTCTTGGCGGCCTCGGGTACGCCGTTCGGAACAGAATGGCGCATCCATTCGGTGCGTCGCAGAAGGCCATTGACGCGCGCCATCAGGATGGAAAGATCGAATGGCTTGGGGAGGTAATCGTCGGTCCCGGATTCGAATCCCTTGAGCACATCTTCAGGGCGTCCGCGGGCGGTAAGCATCAGGACAGGAACGTAGTTCTTCTTGCGGCGAAGTTCACTCGCGAGCCAAAAGCCATCTTTGCCGGGGAGCATGACATCGAGCACGATGACGTCCGCGGCTTGAGGTTGGTTCGAGAGTATCTGCCAGGCGGCTTCCGCGGTCTCAAATACCTTGACTTCGTGCCCGTCGGCCTCCAGGTTGAACTGCAATCCCTGCGCCAGGTGCATTTCATCCTCAACGACGAAGACGCGGCTCAAGCTTTCACCCTCGGCAATCGAATTGTCACTGTTGCTCCTTTGCCTTCACCATCGCTCTCCGCCCACGCGGCACCGCCATGGCGCTCAGCGATCGCACGCACGATGAACAGGCCAAGCCCCGTCCCCTTCACTTTCGCGATTGTGCGCAATGGCACACGATAAAAACGTTTGAATATTCGCTTCAACTCACCGCGGGGAATGCCGACACCGTGGTCGGCAACGCGCACCAACGACTGACCGCCTTCGCTTATGAGCACAGCTTTAATTCGCTTTTGCTGTGGCGAATACTTGACCGCGTTCTCCAGCAGGTTGGTAATCGCCGTCCGGAGATCGTCAAGATCTCCACGTACAACCGATTCTTCCTGGCTGACGAAATGATTCTCGATATTCATCTCATCGGTGCTCAGGTGGTTACGCACGCGCGAAACTTCGACGCACTCCGCTGTCAGTTCTGCCAGGTCGATTTCCTGCCAATGCTCCTGGCCGCGCTTGTGCCCGGCCTTGCTGGCTCGGAGAACCTGCTCGACCGTGGACATTAGGCGATCGGTGTCGTCCAACATGATGTCGTAGAACTTCTTGCGCTGGACTTCGTCGAGCTTCCGGCTCTGCAAGGTTTCGAGATAAAGGCGGATGGAAGCGACCGGTGTCTTTAACTCGTGCGTGACCGCGTTGATGAAGCTGTCGTGTTGCTCGTTGCGCCGGATTTCGCGGACGAGAAAGATGGTGTTCCAGACGACGCCGGCAATCAGGATGGCGAAGAAGATGATTCCCAGCACGAGCGGAACAATTTCGCGCCAGTGGATGATCCACGAAATGTTCAGGACAACGGCGGTCGCGACCAGGCAAGCGCCCAGTACGATTGCGAACGCCATCGCTTTTCGCCGGCTGGTAATTTGCATAGAAAAGCCCATGGAAATTTTACTCCCATGGGCTTAAATCACTGAGCAGAGCCGATCTTCCGGCCTGCTGGAAAATGGCAGAAAGTTCAGGTGTTTGGGGCCTGAACGCTAGTCGTACGCTTGTGCGAGTCCTTCGTCTGCAACCTTAAGCTTGGGCTGTATTCGGCTATCTGGGCGAGGCAGCTTGATGTTCTTCGCCAGGCCGAGCACCCTCATTGCCTGGATTCCGTACCAGTTCAAGTCGATCTCCCACCAACGCAGCCCGTGGCGAGCCGAACTCGGATGAGCGTGGTGATTGTTGTGCCAGCCTTCACCGAAGGTGAGCACAGCGATCAACATGTTGTTCGTGGAGTCGTCGCCAGTCTCGAAGCGCTGCGAGCCCCACAGGTGCGTCGCCGAATTCACAAGCCAAGTGGCGTGCAGCCCGACGGTCGTTCGCAGGAAGATGCCCCAGAGCACGGCCTGCCAACCCATCGTGAGCAATATCACGATCCCGAGCACGGTCAATGGAACCCAGTGCCACTTGCTGATCCAGACGTGAAACTTGTCTTTGCGAAGGTCTGGGACATATGGCGCCAGTTCCGTCGTGGACTGGTGCATGGCCTTGCCCATCAGGATCCAGCCCATGTGCGACCACCACTTGCCGTCGCGTGGAGAGTGCGGATCGCCGGGCTTGTCGGTAAGCTGATGGTGGATGCGATGCGTCGCCACCCAGAATATGGGACCGCCTTCCAGCGCCAGCGTTCCGCAAAGCGTCAGGAAATATTCCATCCACTTCGGCGTGGTGTATCCGCGATGCGTCAGCAGGCGGTGATAGCCCATGCCGATTCCGAGGCTTCCGGAAACCCACCACAAGAATGCTGCGAGCGCGGCAGCTTTCCATGAGAAAAAGAAGAGCGCGATGACCGCGCCGACGTGGAAAGCCACCATGAAAGATGTCGTGATCCAGTTTATCTGGTTGCGTTCAGGACTATTCTGATCGAATACCATTGCCATCCTTACCCAAACAAGCAGTGCGGCACGTCTTCACCCGCCGTGCCTCTTGATGTAAAGATATATTTCTTAAAGCTCACGGTTTGTAATAGTTGTGTAAGTTAGGAGAACGAAAGTAGTAGCCCAGGTTCCGCCGCTGCTTGCGGGCGCAACTGGACGAAGTGCCCCGGGTTATTTCCAGTGCTCCCATCCGAGTTGCCGCTCCTCCCTCGAGAAGTTGCAAACGCGAATCGAGCAACTTGCAAGGAGATTTGATGACCCGCAAACTTACTGTTCTTCTCCTGTTCACAGCTGCCATGGCGTGGGCTCAGTCCGAGCCCGCCGCTCCGCGCGAACACTATTCCTGGCAACAGCAAGACACAACCCACACCCAGGTCGTTCGCGGACCATTCTGCGGCACGGGCGGCACGATCACCGCCATTGAAGGCGACACCATCACCATCAAGACCATGGACGGCAAGCAGGCCACGGTGAAGGTCACGCCCGAAACGCGCTATCGCCGTGACCGACAGGAAGCCAAGCTCTCCGACTTCAAAGTCGGCGACACGGTTTTCGTTCGCGGCGAACCCAGCGGCGAGAACACCTGGACGGCGCAGGGCATCATGTCTAACCAGAATATGGGTCGGGGCATGATGATGCGCGAGGAAATGGGCAAGAAGGTCATCGCGGGAGAGGTCGCGAAAATCGATGGCACCAGCCTGACGATCAATCGTCCCGATGGGCAGACGCAGGTCATCCAGGTCGATGAGACTACATCGTTCCGTAACGCGAAGCGCGAAAGCATCACGCTCGCGGATATCAAAGTTGGCGACCGTGTGTTCGGCCGAGGTGAACTGAAGGACGGCGTTTTCGTTCCCGCGGTGTTGAACGTCGGCGCTCCGGGCGAAATGCGCATGAGGCGTCGTGGAGGACCTGAGGGCCAAGGCCAGAATCCGCCACCACCCCAGGGCGGGGAGCAGCAGCCCCAGTAAGTTGCCCATGACGCTTCGCTCCATCGTTCGCCACGCAGCTTTGCTGATGTGCGCCTGTGCAGCTGGTTTTGCGCAGGCATCCCCGCCGGCCGAAGTCCAGGCCTCGACGGCTGCACCCGCGCCAGCGGCAACCCAGGAGTTTGAAATCCACGGAACGGTCGTCTCTGGGAAGATGCCTCTTCCAGGGGTCACGATCAGCGCCGCGAATTCGCTCACCGGCAAGAAGGTCACGACCTCAACCGATCCGGACGGCCGCTACGTACTCAAAGTGCCGGGACGAGGCCGCTATGTCGTGCGGGCGGAATTGACCGCATTTGCAGCCGCTACTTCGGAAGTCATCATTAACCCAACAACGCCACAGCAGAAAGTCGATCTCCAGATGGTTCTGCTCTCTCGCGTTCCAAAGGAGAACACCGACGAAACTGCCACGGCGGCGCAGCAATTGGCCGGGGCGTTGATGGGACGCAACGCACAGACTCTCTCACTTAGTGCCGACCTCGGCGCCAGCCAGAACGGTAGTGAGGGCGAAGCACCGTTGCCGGGCATGAATCCACTCGCCAGCACGGCGGATGCCGGCAATGATTCCGTATCCGTTTCAGGGCAGATGGGGAACACGCAGGATTTCGGCGTGCACAACATGGACGAACTGCGCGAACGCATTCAGGAGATGCGCGACCGAGGGGAACTCCCACAAAACGGAATGGGCCGGGGCGGCATGATGGGCGGACCCGGGGGTGGTTTCGGTGGACCAATCATGATCATGGGTGGCCCGGGAATCATGCGGGGTGGTCGCGGCGGATTCAATATCAACCGTCCGCACGGAATGGTTTATTACTCCATGGGCAATTCCGCCCTCGATGCAGCGCCCTACTCGCTAAGCGGAATTCCCGCGGATAAGCCGCAATATGGCTCGGGTCGATTCGGTGGGGTCGTCGGAGGTCCGCTGAATATACCGCACGTTTACGAGGGTGGGATGAAGACGATGTTCTTCGGCGGATACACGGGCACGCGTTCGACGACGCCGTATGACGTCTTTTCCCATGTCCCCACGCAGGAAGAACGCGCCGGCAACTTCGGCGACACAACCTACACGTCAGGGCCGAACAAAGGACTGCCGGTCCAACTGTTTGATCCGCTCACAGGCGCTCCGCTGGGCAGCAACATCAACGGCATGATCAATCCCGCGGCGACCGGGTTGCTCGCGTACATTCCCGAGCCCAACCAGACCGGCAATCCAGCTCAGAACTTCCGCTATTCTTCTTCCGCGCAGAGCAACAGCGACTCCGTTTTCTTCCGCTTGATCCACAACTTCGGCGAGATGCCAACGTTCGGCGGACCGTTCCGCATAGGCCCCAGTGGAGCGGGTGGCCCTGGCCGTGGTCGGCACGCCCGCAACAACATCGCGTTCGGCTTCAACTGTCAGCGCAGCAAGAGCGATGACCTGGTACCGTTCCCTTCCCTGCACGGCACCAATTCGACGGATGGGTACAACGGGAACGTCGCGTACAGCCTGAGCCGCGGGCACTTCAACAACCGAATCACGGCCAGCTACAACGTGCAGCGCGTGAATGTGTCGAATATTTTCGCGGGACTCACCGATGTAGCGGGAAATCTCGGCATCACTGGTGTGTCCAGCAATCCGGCCGACTACGGAGTTCCCGGCCTCTCCTTCTCCGATTACAGCAGCCTGCGCGACATCACACCGCAATACCGTTACGATCGCACATTCCGGCTTGGGGACATGTTCTTCGTGTCGCACGGAAAACATAACCTGCGCTTTGGGGGCGATTTCCGGCGACTGATGT is a genomic window of Terriglobia bacterium containing:
- a CDS encoding lysophospholipid acyltransferase family protein; amino-acid sequence: MRKRLRRGSMFAHAIHKSFREFNRGIRTAKQPPGLPERAEWLTESCRGVLASLGVTVSTEGSMPARGLIVSNHLSYLDILCYASIAPCLFVAKSEVRSWPVFGRLATNGGTIYVDRKSRTDAVRAAKAIEDALRSCMRVVLFPEGTSSGGDTVLPFHAPLLESAISARSPSTPAAIAYAIDGGDPKRDVCYWGEMTFATHFLGLLGKGNVHAQIVFGTSRDGLKDRKTAAKLLHTDVAALHRQLQGAKDKHCVQTSERK
- a CDS encoding GNAT family N-acyltransferase — encoded protein: MTTAAPSGPITSQSLALPVVTPRNPRELAACPQYSVLLAASDEERSAIYRLRFRVFNLELNEGLDASFATGEDKDEFDSVCDHLYVQHRITGEVVGTYRVQSGLTAAANLGYYSEREFVLTPFESRRAEIVELGRACIQRNHRSFEVLNLLWRGLVIYAKTLDARYLLGCSSLTSQDPGEGWSVHQQLTMFQSDPELQTVPTPEFSMPLGSPKPGAKVPRLLRAYLAVGSQICGTPGLDREFKTIDFLTVLDFEKMSAAAKTRFLR
- the cysE gene encoding serine O-acetyltransferase; this encodes MREDIGSVFERDPAATSVFAVLLCYPGIHALWVHRFNHWLWTHNLRLLARWGSQIARFFTGIEIHPGARIGRRLFIDHGMGVVIGETAIVGNDVTLYQGVTLGGTGKEKGKRHPTLLDGVFVGNNANILGNITIGENSRVGAGSVVLRDVPPNSTVVGVPAHVVYRDGQRVLITDPRDIQDPLSNVIVALAERVNEICDKLGIMAAESEAVRREISAVRALATEDEEREQYRQNQLTESDALHNFGGGI
- a CDS encoding DUF3011 domain-containing protein, whose protein sequence is MKSLARFVAAALLGVLASSAAWAQFGNTRPNSGACFYVDYNFRGESFCMNAGQEAARLPPGFGDRIRSIRVFGRAQVTYFNDSDFGGANGTTSSDINDLRQFPLPNVPSKNWNTRISSVRVSGGQGNWDRDRGRDYDYRGGARDDRRWHSNDPITTVTCASDYDRDRDWCRTPGRINSVRLVEENGRRDCIWNQTFGIDNGRLWTSRGCAGTFEVR
- a CDS encoding ABC transporter permease, with protein sequence MALPITYTLRNIRERWKTTLLAIGGIALVVAVFVSLAAMASGFRIALAATGSDDNGIVVQRGSASELTSWMNRSNANTIIMDSRVARGPDGQPLAACDIVVITGKPRRSDGEMTNITVRGVQQVAFQVRRGIQIVEGRNFQPGLNEIIVGKKAADRIRGFDLGSNVWMQKRNWKIVGIFTAGDSSFESEIWGDFNVMNTAFDRNGGCESLTVRLTNKDVLSQFDKDLRANPQMQVQMDSERKYYADQAGPVATALLALAGFVAIVMGIGAVFGAMNTMYGIVAARTREVGTLRALGFSRLSILFSFLIESVMIAILGGVLGCLLAIPMNGFTGATGNTAAFAELSFAFRVTPTILVAGVVFSAVMGLVGGLLPALRAARLPITIALREA
- a CDS encoding FtsX-like permease family protein, with amino-acid sequence MRFLPFVLKHLRRNWVRTTSTILALALCIFLLCTLESVLAAVSWSLKSASAARLVTRHQVSLAFELPLKYEQEIATIPGVKSVARESWFMGVYKGDFKYFFPNLAVEAEPFLAMYPEFQLPADQKQAFLEDMRGCIVGRKTAERWGWKVGDTFQMESAIPPYRIGHPFEFVIRGIYDADLQKNPGTDLTMMYFHHKYLYESTGRRVQTGIYVVQVDDPSKAGEISKKIDAMFENSAVQTRTETEAAFRAGFVAMAGNLALLLRGIGLAVTFTILLVTANTMSMSVRERRNEIAVLKTLGFSGGLVMALILAEALAMAIIGGALGVFLSRGAITALPGIPFIGDVVRGFPDFGLQPRIVVLGLSGAVLLGLLAGFVPALLAYRARITDMLRQL